A window of Chlorocebus sabaeus isolate Y175 chromosome 14, mChlSab1.0.hap1, whole genome shotgun sequence contains these coding sequences:
- the CCDC142 gene encoding coiled-coil domain-containing protein 142 isoform X1, translating to MAQASRSGSLPPLVIVPPLRAQPGGTGEEQWERRQTGALRGEVHGWPGGTSGGTPWWPTPAGVSDDYEADAAAWRRGPAGGGPIPPALQRLRAVLLRLHREREQLLQARHCACHLQAAVRLMKTLSPGSPSGGPSPLPQWCRDLQLHPSQGAVLRIGLGETLEPLLLARPIGLAAQCLEAVIETQLRALGREPASPGLSSQLAELLLALPAYHTLQGKTLSHVPGAARPFPTSRVLHLLTGERGCQVASRLDEALRGSGLRDQLRRRCHEERDLLPGLLGLVGGVAGSASCGLRLGGAGALWSQYWTLLWAACAQSLDLNLGPWRDLRATAQQLSQALGQASLPQECEKELASLCHSLLHQSLIWNWDQGFCQALGSALGGQSSLPTSSRTAELLQQLFPPLLDALREPRLRLIFCQPADPAPVALGLCTLQTTLLWFLGRAQQYLAAWDPASFLLLIQKDLPPLLHEAEALSSLASEESLALEVEQQLGLEIQKLTAQIQLLPEESLSLFSQECHKQAMQGFKLYMPRGRYWRLHLCPELPSAPSEYAGLVVRTVLEPVLQGLQGLPPQAQAPALGQALTAIVGAWLDHILTHGIRFSLQGALQLRQDFGVVRELLEEEQWSLTPDLRQTLLMLSIFQQLDGALLCLLQQPLPKSQVHRRPPCCCSPMHCAETTSLLPDFLSLGSGALSCGSQAYLLADGRKSLSRRSAAIRGLTQCDTSACTSSSGVEVTMAAALARLGLRPVKEVRVQFCPFEKNVESTRTFLQAVSSEKVRSTNLNCSVIADVRHDGSEPCVDVLFGDGHRLIMRGAHLTAVEMLTAFASHIRARDAAGSADKPGADTSR from the exons ATGGCTCAGGCGTCTCGCTCTGGTAGCCTGCCTCCACTTGTTATCGTGCCCCCGCTGAGGGCGCAACCCGGGGGCACTGGGGAGGAGCAGTGGGAGAGAAGGCAAACGGGCGCTCTTCGCGGGGAGGTTCACGGTTGGCCGGGCGGAACTTCTGGAGGGACGCCGTGGTGGCCGACGCCGGCGGGTGTGAGCGATGACTATGAGGCTGATGCTGCGGCCTGGAGGCGAGGGCCCGCAGGTGGCGGCCCGATCCCTCCCGCGCTGCAGCGTCTCCGGGCCGTGTTGCTGCGGCTGCATCGCGAGCGGGAGCAGCTCCTCCAGGCCCGACACTGCGCCTGCCACCTACAGGCTGCTGTGCGCCTCATGAAGACCCTGAGTCCTGGCTCGCCATCCGGCGGCCCTAGCCCCTTGCCCCAGTGGTGCCGCGACCTGCAGCTGCACCCTTCCCAAGGGGCAGTCCTGCGAATCGGCCTTGGGGAGACTCTCGAGCCGTTGCTGCTAGCGCGCCCCATCGGACTGGCCGCCCAGTGCCTGGAGGCTGTCATTGAGACGCAGCTTCGCGCTCTCGGCCGGGAGCCTGCCAGCCcaggcctgtcatcccaactTGCCGAACTTCTCCTGGCACTTCCCGCCTATCACACGCTACAGGGAAAAACCTTGAGCCACGTCCCGGGGGCTGCACGTCCTTTCCCCACGTCCCGTGTGCTCCATCTCTTGACGGGGGAGCGGGGTTGCCAGGTGGCAAGTCGGCTGGACGAGGCGCTCCGGGGATCGGGATTGAGAGACCAGCTCCGCAGGCGGTGCCATGAGGAGCGGGATCTGCTACCAGGGCTGCTGGGCCTGGTAGGGGGCGTGGCGGGTTCAGCCAGCTGTGGACTACGGCTTGGAGGGGCTGGAGCCTTGTGGAGCCAATATTGGACCCTGCTGTGGGCAGCCTGTGCTCAGAGTCTGGACCTAAATCTGGGACCCTGGAGGGACCTCAGGGCAACAGCGCAACAGCTGAGTCAGGCACTGGGTCAGG CATCCCTGCCTCAGGAGTGTGAGAAGGAGCTGGCTTCTTTGTGTCACAGCTTACTTCATCAGTCGCTTATCTGGAACTGGGACCAAG GTTTCTGCCAGGCCTTGGGATCAGCTCTTGGGGGTCAGAGCAGCCTTCCCACATCCTCTCGCACTGCTGAACTTTTGCAGcagctctttcctcctctcttggaTGCCCTTCGAGAGCCCAGGTTACGACTGATTTTCTGCCAGCCTGCAG ATCCTGCGCCTGTTGCCCTAGGTCTCTGTACCCTGCAGACCACCTTGCTTTGGTTCCTGGGCAGAGCTCAGCAGTACTTGGCAGCATGGGACCCAGCTTCCTTCCTGCTCCTGATCCAAAAGGACTTACCT CCTCTATTGCATGAGGCAGAAGCTTTGTCTAGCCTGGCCTCAGAGGAAAGTTTAGCTCTGGAAGTGGAGcagcagctgggcctggagaTCCAGAAGCTGACTGCACAGATCCAG CTCCTGCCTGAAGAGTCACTAAGTCTCTTTTCTCAAGAATGTCATAAACAAGCCATGCAAGGTTTCAAGCTCTACATGCCACGGGGTCGGTACTGGCGGCTTCATCTCTGTCCTG AACTTCCCAGTGCTCCTAGTGAATATGCTGGTTTAGTGGTCCGTACCGTACTGGAGCCTGTGTTACAAGGATTGCAAGGGTTGCCACCCCAAGCCCAGGCCCCTGCCCTTGGTCAGGCACTGACAGCCATCGTGGGTGCCTGGCTCGACCACATTCTTACCCATGGGATTCGGTTCAG CCTGCAGGGAGCACTGCAGCTCAGACAAGACTTTGGAGTGGTCAGGGAGTTGCTGGAAGAGGAGCAGTGGAGCCTGACTCCTGATCTCCGCCAGACGCTGCTTATGCTCAGCATCTTCCAGCAGCTGGATGGAGCCCTGCTGTGTCTGTTGCAGCAGCCCCTGCCCAAGTCTCAAGTCCACAGGAGGCCCCCCTGTTGCT GCTCCCCCATGCATTGTGCCGAAACCACCTCTCTCCTTCCTGACTTCCTAAGCCTGGGCTCGGGAGCCCTGAGCTGCGGTTCGCAGGCCTACTTGCTTGCCGACGGCCGGAAGTCTCTATCCCGCAGAAGCGCAGCTATTCGCGGCCTAACGCAATGCGACACTTCCGCCTGCACGAGCTCTTCCGGGGTGGAGGTCACCATGGCAGCTGCCTTAGCCCGGCTTGGTCTGCGGCCTGTCAAGGAGGTTCGGGTTCAATTCTGCCCCTTCGAGAAAAACGTGGAATCGACGAG GACCTTCCTCCAGGCAGTGAGCAGCGAGAAGGTCCGCTCCACTAATCTCAACTGCTCAGTGATTGCGGACGTGAGGCACGACGGCTCCGAGCCCTGCGTGGACGTGCTGTTCG GAGACGGGCATCGCCTGATTATGCGCGGCGCTCATCTCACCGCTGTGGAAATGCTCACTGCCTTCGCTTCCCATATCCGGGCCAGGGACGCGGCGGGCAGCGCGGACAAGCCGGGCGCTGATACTAGTCGCTGA
- the CCDC142 gene encoding coiled-coil domain-containing protein 142 isoform X2 yields the protein MAQASRSGSLPPLVIVPPLRAQPGGTGEEQWERRQTGALRGEVHGWPGGTSGGTPWWPTPAGVSDDYEADAAAWRRGPAGGGPIPPALQRLRAVLLRLHREREQLLQARHCACHLQAAVRLMKTLSPGSPSGGPSPLPQWCRDLQLHPSQGAVLRIGLGETLEPLLLARPIGLAAQCLEAVIETQLRALGREPASPGLSSQLAELLLALPAYHTLQGKTLSHVPGAARPFPTSRVLHLLTGERGCQVASRLDEALRGSGLRDQLRRRCHEERDLLPGLLGLVGGVAGSASCGLRLGGAGALWSQYWTLLWAACAQSLDLNLGPWRDLRATAQQLSQALGQGFCQALGSALGGQSSLPTSSRTAELLQQLFPPLLDALREPRLRLIFCQPADPAPVALGLCTLQTTLLWFLGRAQQYLAAWDPASFLLLIQKDLPPLLHEAEALSSLASEESLALEVEQQLGLEIQKLTAQIQLLPEESLSLFSQECHKQAMQGFKLYMPRGRYWRLHLCPELPSAPSEYAGLVVRTVLEPVLQGLQGLPPQAQAPALGQALTAIVGAWLDHILTHGIRFSLQGALQLRQDFGVVRELLEEEQWSLTPDLRQTLLMLSIFQQLDGALLCLLQQPLPKSQVHRRPPCCCSPMHCAETTSLLPDFLSLGSGALSCGSQAYLLADGRKSLSRRSAAIRGLTQCDTSACTSSSGVEVTMAAALARLGLRPVKEVRVQFCPFEKNVESTRTFLQAVSSEKVRSTNLNCSVIADVRHDGSEPCVDVLFGDGHRLIMRGAHLTAVEMLTAFASHIRARDAAGSADKPGADTSR from the exons ATGGCTCAGGCGTCTCGCTCTGGTAGCCTGCCTCCACTTGTTATCGTGCCCCCGCTGAGGGCGCAACCCGGGGGCACTGGGGAGGAGCAGTGGGAGAGAAGGCAAACGGGCGCTCTTCGCGGGGAGGTTCACGGTTGGCCGGGCGGAACTTCTGGAGGGACGCCGTGGTGGCCGACGCCGGCGGGTGTGAGCGATGACTATGAGGCTGATGCTGCGGCCTGGAGGCGAGGGCCCGCAGGTGGCGGCCCGATCCCTCCCGCGCTGCAGCGTCTCCGGGCCGTGTTGCTGCGGCTGCATCGCGAGCGGGAGCAGCTCCTCCAGGCCCGACACTGCGCCTGCCACCTACAGGCTGCTGTGCGCCTCATGAAGACCCTGAGTCCTGGCTCGCCATCCGGCGGCCCTAGCCCCTTGCCCCAGTGGTGCCGCGACCTGCAGCTGCACCCTTCCCAAGGGGCAGTCCTGCGAATCGGCCTTGGGGAGACTCTCGAGCCGTTGCTGCTAGCGCGCCCCATCGGACTGGCCGCCCAGTGCCTGGAGGCTGTCATTGAGACGCAGCTTCGCGCTCTCGGCCGGGAGCCTGCCAGCCcaggcctgtcatcccaactTGCCGAACTTCTCCTGGCACTTCCCGCCTATCACACGCTACAGGGAAAAACCTTGAGCCACGTCCCGGGGGCTGCACGTCCTTTCCCCACGTCCCGTGTGCTCCATCTCTTGACGGGGGAGCGGGGTTGCCAGGTGGCAAGTCGGCTGGACGAGGCGCTCCGGGGATCGGGATTGAGAGACCAGCTCCGCAGGCGGTGCCATGAGGAGCGGGATCTGCTACCAGGGCTGCTGGGCCTGGTAGGGGGCGTGGCGGGTTCAGCCAGCTGTGGACTACGGCTTGGAGGGGCTGGAGCCTTGTGGAGCCAATATTGGACCCTGCTGTGGGCAGCCTGTGCTCAGAGTCTGGACCTAAATCTGGGACCCTGGAGGGACCTCAGGGCAACAGCGCAACAGCTGAGTCAGGCACTGGGTCAGG GTTTCTGCCAGGCCTTGGGATCAGCTCTTGGGGGTCAGAGCAGCCTTCCCACATCCTCTCGCACTGCTGAACTTTTGCAGcagctctttcctcctctcttggaTGCCCTTCGAGAGCCCAGGTTACGACTGATTTTCTGCCAGCCTGCAG ATCCTGCGCCTGTTGCCCTAGGTCTCTGTACCCTGCAGACCACCTTGCTTTGGTTCCTGGGCAGAGCTCAGCAGTACTTGGCAGCATGGGACCCAGCTTCCTTCCTGCTCCTGATCCAAAAGGACTTACCT CCTCTATTGCATGAGGCAGAAGCTTTGTCTAGCCTGGCCTCAGAGGAAAGTTTAGCTCTGGAAGTGGAGcagcagctgggcctggagaTCCAGAAGCTGACTGCACAGATCCAG CTCCTGCCTGAAGAGTCACTAAGTCTCTTTTCTCAAGAATGTCATAAACAAGCCATGCAAGGTTTCAAGCTCTACATGCCACGGGGTCGGTACTGGCGGCTTCATCTCTGTCCTG AACTTCCCAGTGCTCCTAGTGAATATGCTGGTTTAGTGGTCCGTACCGTACTGGAGCCTGTGTTACAAGGATTGCAAGGGTTGCCACCCCAAGCCCAGGCCCCTGCCCTTGGTCAGGCACTGACAGCCATCGTGGGTGCCTGGCTCGACCACATTCTTACCCATGGGATTCGGTTCAG CCTGCAGGGAGCACTGCAGCTCAGACAAGACTTTGGAGTGGTCAGGGAGTTGCTGGAAGAGGAGCAGTGGAGCCTGACTCCTGATCTCCGCCAGACGCTGCTTATGCTCAGCATCTTCCAGCAGCTGGATGGAGCCCTGCTGTGTCTGTTGCAGCAGCCCCTGCCCAAGTCTCAAGTCCACAGGAGGCCCCCCTGTTGCT GCTCCCCCATGCATTGTGCCGAAACCACCTCTCTCCTTCCTGACTTCCTAAGCCTGGGCTCGGGAGCCCTGAGCTGCGGTTCGCAGGCCTACTTGCTTGCCGACGGCCGGAAGTCTCTATCCCGCAGAAGCGCAGCTATTCGCGGCCTAACGCAATGCGACACTTCCGCCTGCACGAGCTCTTCCGGGGTGGAGGTCACCATGGCAGCTGCCTTAGCCCGGCTTGGTCTGCGGCCTGTCAAGGAGGTTCGGGTTCAATTCTGCCCCTTCGAGAAAAACGTGGAATCGACGAG GACCTTCCTCCAGGCAGTGAGCAGCGAGAAGGTCCGCTCCACTAATCTCAACTGCTCAGTGATTGCGGACGTGAGGCACGACGGCTCCGAGCCCTGCGTGGACGTGCTGTTCG GAGACGGGCATCGCCTGATTATGCGCGGCGCTCATCTCACCGCTGTGGAAATGCTCACTGCCTTCGCTTCCCATATCCGGGCCAGGGACGCGGCGGGCAGCGCGGACAAGCCGGGCGCTGATACTAGTCGCTGA
- the CCDC142 gene encoding coiled-coil domain-containing protein 142 isoform X3 encodes MAQASRSGSLPPLVIVPPLRAQPGGTGEEQWERRQTGALRGEVHGWPGGTSGGTPWWPTPAGVSDDYEADAAAWRRGPAGGGPIPPALQRLRAVLLRLHREREQLLQARHCACHLQAAVRLMKTLSPGSPSGGPSPLPQWCRDLQLHPSQGAVLRIGLGETLEPLLLARPIGLAAQCLEAVIETQLRALGREPASPGLSSQLAELLLALPAYHTLQGKTLSHVPGAARPFPTSRVLHLLTGERGCQVASRLDEALRGSGLRDQLRRRCHEERDLLPGLLGLVGGVAGSASCGLRLGGAGALWSQYWTLLWAACAQSLDLNLGPWRDLRATAQQLSQALGQASLPQECEKELASLCHSLLHQSLIWNWDQGFCQALGSALGGQSSLPTSSRTAELLQQLFPPLLDALREPRLRLIFCQPADPAPVALGLCTLQTTLLWFLGRAQQYLAAWDPASFLLLIQKDLPPLLHEAEALSSLASEESLALEVEQQLGLEIQKLTAQIQLLPEESLSLFSQECHKQAMQGFKLYMPRGRYWRLHLCPELPSAPSEYAGLVVRTVLEPVLQGLQGLPPQAQAPALGQALTAIVGAWLDHILTHGIRFSLQGALQLRQDFGVVRELLEEEQWSLTPDLRQTLLMLSIFQQLDGALLCLLQQPLPKSQVHRRPPCCCSPMHCAETTSLLPDFLSLGSGALSCGSQAYLLADGRKSLSRRSAAIRGLTQCDTSACTSSSGVEVTMAAALARLGLRPVKEVRVQFCPFEKNVESTRRRASPDYARRSSHRCGNAHCLRFPYPGQGRGGQRGQAGR; translated from the exons ATGGCTCAGGCGTCTCGCTCTGGTAGCCTGCCTCCACTTGTTATCGTGCCCCCGCTGAGGGCGCAACCCGGGGGCACTGGGGAGGAGCAGTGGGAGAGAAGGCAAACGGGCGCTCTTCGCGGGGAGGTTCACGGTTGGCCGGGCGGAACTTCTGGAGGGACGCCGTGGTGGCCGACGCCGGCGGGTGTGAGCGATGACTATGAGGCTGATGCTGCGGCCTGGAGGCGAGGGCCCGCAGGTGGCGGCCCGATCCCTCCCGCGCTGCAGCGTCTCCGGGCCGTGTTGCTGCGGCTGCATCGCGAGCGGGAGCAGCTCCTCCAGGCCCGACACTGCGCCTGCCACCTACAGGCTGCTGTGCGCCTCATGAAGACCCTGAGTCCTGGCTCGCCATCCGGCGGCCCTAGCCCCTTGCCCCAGTGGTGCCGCGACCTGCAGCTGCACCCTTCCCAAGGGGCAGTCCTGCGAATCGGCCTTGGGGAGACTCTCGAGCCGTTGCTGCTAGCGCGCCCCATCGGACTGGCCGCCCAGTGCCTGGAGGCTGTCATTGAGACGCAGCTTCGCGCTCTCGGCCGGGAGCCTGCCAGCCcaggcctgtcatcccaactTGCCGAACTTCTCCTGGCACTTCCCGCCTATCACACGCTACAGGGAAAAACCTTGAGCCACGTCCCGGGGGCTGCACGTCCTTTCCCCACGTCCCGTGTGCTCCATCTCTTGACGGGGGAGCGGGGTTGCCAGGTGGCAAGTCGGCTGGACGAGGCGCTCCGGGGATCGGGATTGAGAGACCAGCTCCGCAGGCGGTGCCATGAGGAGCGGGATCTGCTACCAGGGCTGCTGGGCCTGGTAGGGGGCGTGGCGGGTTCAGCCAGCTGTGGACTACGGCTTGGAGGGGCTGGAGCCTTGTGGAGCCAATATTGGACCCTGCTGTGGGCAGCCTGTGCTCAGAGTCTGGACCTAAATCTGGGACCCTGGAGGGACCTCAGGGCAACAGCGCAACAGCTGAGTCAGGCACTGGGTCAGG CATCCCTGCCTCAGGAGTGTGAGAAGGAGCTGGCTTCTTTGTGTCACAGCTTACTTCATCAGTCGCTTATCTGGAACTGGGACCAAG GTTTCTGCCAGGCCTTGGGATCAGCTCTTGGGGGTCAGAGCAGCCTTCCCACATCCTCTCGCACTGCTGAACTTTTGCAGcagctctttcctcctctcttggaTGCCCTTCGAGAGCCCAGGTTACGACTGATTTTCTGCCAGCCTGCAG ATCCTGCGCCTGTTGCCCTAGGTCTCTGTACCCTGCAGACCACCTTGCTTTGGTTCCTGGGCAGAGCTCAGCAGTACTTGGCAGCATGGGACCCAGCTTCCTTCCTGCTCCTGATCCAAAAGGACTTACCT CCTCTATTGCATGAGGCAGAAGCTTTGTCTAGCCTGGCCTCAGAGGAAAGTTTAGCTCTGGAAGTGGAGcagcagctgggcctggagaTCCAGAAGCTGACTGCACAGATCCAG CTCCTGCCTGAAGAGTCACTAAGTCTCTTTTCTCAAGAATGTCATAAACAAGCCATGCAAGGTTTCAAGCTCTACATGCCACGGGGTCGGTACTGGCGGCTTCATCTCTGTCCTG AACTTCCCAGTGCTCCTAGTGAATATGCTGGTTTAGTGGTCCGTACCGTACTGGAGCCTGTGTTACAAGGATTGCAAGGGTTGCCACCCCAAGCCCAGGCCCCTGCCCTTGGTCAGGCACTGACAGCCATCGTGGGTGCCTGGCTCGACCACATTCTTACCCATGGGATTCGGTTCAG CCTGCAGGGAGCACTGCAGCTCAGACAAGACTTTGGAGTGGTCAGGGAGTTGCTGGAAGAGGAGCAGTGGAGCCTGACTCCTGATCTCCGCCAGACGCTGCTTATGCTCAGCATCTTCCAGCAGCTGGATGGAGCCCTGCTGTGTCTGTTGCAGCAGCCCCTGCCCAAGTCTCAAGTCCACAGGAGGCCCCCCTGTTGCT GCTCCCCCATGCATTGTGCCGAAACCACCTCTCTCCTTCCTGACTTCCTAAGCCTGGGCTCGGGAGCCCTGAGCTGCGGTTCGCAGGCCTACTTGCTTGCCGACGGCCGGAAGTCTCTATCCCGCAGAAGCGCAGCTATTCGCGGCCTAACGCAATGCGACACTTCCGCCTGCACGAGCTCTTCCGGGGTGGAGGTCACCATGGCAGCTGCCTTAGCCCGGCTTGGTCTGCGGCCTGTCAAGGAGGTTCGGGTTCAATTCTGCCCCTTCGAGAAAAACGTGGAATCGACGAG GAGACGGGCATCGCCTGATTATGCGCGGCGCTCATCTCACCGCTGTGGAAATGCTCACTGCCTTCGCTTCCCATATCCGGGCCAGGGACGCGGCGGGCAGCGCGGACAAGCCGGGCGCTGA
- the CCDC142 gene encoding coiled-coil domain-containing protein 142 isoform X5, translated as MAQASRSGSLPPLVIVPPLRAQPGGTGEEQWERRQTGALRGEVHGWPGGTSGGTPWWPTPAGVSDDYEADAAAWRRGPAGGGPIPPALQRLRAVLLRLHREREQLLQARHCACHLQAAVRLMKTLSPGSPSGGPSPLPQWCRDLQLHPSQGAVLRIGLGETLEPLLLARPIGLAAQCLEAVIETQLRALGREPASPGLSSQLAELLLALPAYHTLQGKTLSHVPGAARPFPTSRVLHLLTGERGCQVASRLDEALRGSGLRDQLRRRCHEERDLLPGLLGLVGGVAGSASCGLRLGGAGALWSQYWTLLWAACAQSLDLNLGPWRDLRATAQQLSQALGQGFCQALGSALGGQSSLPTSSRTAELLQQLFPPLLDALREPRLRLIFCQPADPAPVALGLCTLQTTLLWFLGRAQQYLAAWDPASFLLLIQKDLPPLLHEAEALSSLASEESLALEVEQQLGLEIQKLTAQIQLLPEESLSLFSQECHKQAMQGFKLYMPRGRYWRLHLCPELPSAPSEYAGLVVRTVLEPVLQGLQGLPPQAQAPALGQALTAIVGAWLDHILTHGIRFSLQGALQLRQDFGVVRELLEEEQWSLTPDLRQTLLMLSIFQQLDGALLCLLQQPLPKSQVHRRPPCCCACQEVQTTELPSSCLNSLESLEPPLQPGTSPAQTAQLQSTLEGGGPSPEGYLVGNQQAWLALRQHQRPRWHLPFFSCLQISPES; from the exons ATGGCTCAGGCGTCTCGCTCTGGTAGCCTGCCTCCACTTGTTATCGTGCCCCCGCTGAGGGCGCAACCCGGGGGCACTGGGGAGGAGCAGTGGGAGAGAAGGCAAACGGGCGCTCTTCGCGGGGAGGTTCACGGTTGGCCGGGCGGAACTTCTGGAGGGACGCCGTGGTGGCCGACGCCGGCGGGTGTGAGCGATGACTATGAGGCTGATGCTGCGGCCTGGAGGCGAGGGCCCGCAGGTGGCGGCCCGATCCCTCCCGCGCTGCAGCGTCTCCGGGCCGTGTTGCTGCGGCTGCATCGCGAGCGGGAGCAGCTCCTCCAGGCCCGACACTGCGCCTGCCACCTACAGGCTGCTGTGCGCCTCATGAAGACCCTGAGTCCTGGCTCGCCATCCGGCGGCCCTAGCCCCTTGCCCCAGTGGTGCCGCGACCTGCAGCTGCACCCTTCCCAAGGGGCAGTCCTGCGAATCGGCCTTGGGGAGACTCTCGAGCCGTTGCTGCTAGCGCGCCCCATCGGACTGGCCGCCCAGTGCCTGGAGGCTGTCATTGAGACGCAGCTTCGCGCTCTCGGCCGGGAGCCTGCCAGCCcaggcctgtcatcccaactTGCCGAACTTCTCCTGGCACTTCCCGCCTATCACACGCTACAGGGAAAAACCTTGAGCCACGTCCCGGGGGCTGCACGTCCTTTCCCCACGTCCCGTGTGCTCCATCTCTTGACGGGGGAGCGGGGTTGCCAGGTGGCAAGTCGGCTGGACGAGGCGCTCCGGGGATCGGGATTGAGAGACCAGCTCCGCAGGCGGTGCCATGAGGAGCGGGATCTGCTACCAGGGCTGCTGGGCCTGGTAGGGGGCGTGGCGGGTTCAGCCAGCTGTGGACTACGGCTTGGAGGGGCTGGAGCCTTGTGGAGCCAATATTGGACCCTGCTGTGGGCAGCCTGTGCTCAGAGTCTGGACCTAAATCTGGGACCCTGGAGGGACCTCAGGGCAACAGCGCAACAGCTGAGTCAGGCACTGGGTCAGG GTTTCTGCCAGGCCTTGGGATCAGCTCTTGGGGGTCAGAGCAGCCTTCCCACATCCTCTCGCACTGCTGAACTTTTGCAGcagctctttcctcctctcttggaTGCCCTTCGAGAGCCCAGGTTACGACTGATTTTCTGCCAGCCTGCAG ATCCTGCGCCTGTTGCCCTAGGTCTCTGTACCCTGCAGACCACCTTGCTTTGGTTCCTGGGCAGAGCTCAGCAGTACTTGGCAGCATGGGACCCAGCTTCCTTCCTGCTCCTGATCCAAAAGGACTTACCT CCTCTATTGCATGAGGCAGAAGCTTTGTCTAGCCTGGCCTCAGAGGAAAGTTTAGCTCTGGAAGTGGAGcagcagctgggcctggagaTCCAGAAGCTGACTGCACAGATCCAG CTCCTGCCTGAAGAGTCACTAAGTCTCTTTTCTCAAGAATGTCATAAACAAGCCATGCAAGGTTTCAAGCTCTACATGCCACGGGGTCGGTACTGGCGGCTTCATCTCTGTCCTG AACTTCCCAGTGCTCCTAGTGAATATGCTGGTTTAGTGGTCCGTACCGTACTGGAGCCTGTGTTACAAGGATTGCAAGGGTTGCCACCCCAAGCCCAGGCCCCTGCCCTTGGTCAGGCACTGACAGCCATCGTGGGTGCCTGGCTCGACCACATTCTTACCCATGGGATTCGGTTCAG CCTGCAGGGAGCACTGCAGCTCAGACAAGACTTTGGAGTGGTCAGGGAGTTGCTGGAAGAGGAGCAGTGGAGCCTGACTCCTGATCTCCGCCAGACGCTGCTTATGCTCAGCATCTTCCAGCAGCTGGATGGAGCCCTGCTGTGTCTGTTGCAGCAGCCCCTGCCCAAGTCTCAAGTCCACAGGAGGCCCCCCTGTTGCT GTGCTTGTCAGGAGGTCCAGACCACAGAATTGCCCAGCAGCTGCCTCAATAGCCTGGAGAGCTTGGAGCCCCCTCTCCAGCCTGGAACATCTCCAGCCCAGACAGCTCAGCTGCAAAGCACACTAGAGGGAGGGGGACCTAGCCCAGAGGGCTACCTAGTGGGAAATCAGCAGGCCTGGCTTGCCCTCAGGCAACACCAGCGACCCCGTTGGCACCTGCCATTTTTTTCCTGCCTACAAATTAGTCCTGAATCCTAA